A window of Malania oleifera isolate guangnan ecotype guangnan chromosome 5, ASM2987363v1, whole genome shotgun sequence contains these coding sequences:
- the LOC131156618 gene encoding uncharacterized protein LOC131156618 isoform X5 yields MLGYGSASARPCFPSGRYTRSGGFCCRANASLPSSGDGHSRSQQKNNNKKKIVIVGSGWAALGAAHHLSKQGFDITLLQEANDSGLNSTFGSPDDIGIRGFWYSYHNIFSLIDELDIKPFTSWTSSAQYSREGLEVEFPIFQDLPQLPAPLGAFFYTQFIRLPLADRLTSLPIMAAVIDFDNTDTAWRKYDSITARELFKQFGCSKRIYQDIFAPLLQVGLFAPAEQCSAAATLGMLYYYILAHQICGFYFGPWLQKDIDLVWCRGMVREKIFKPWMESMRNRDCEILDCQGVTNFSMNEDTGCISEVVCGKESYKADAVILAIGITTLQEIIKNSAALRTREEFLKVLNLSGIDVLTVKLQLDRKYHANELLLLKDEVIVPKVMSYMSKCIKDFENSTVVVKEIRRYPKSLTHFFPGSYKHMMRGSTSFPNLFMAGDWITNRHGSWSQEKSYVTGLESANRVVDYLEEGTFAKIIPVQEDEPHIQTLRSLNRNLNDIRAQIPLFDYFLQ; encoded by the exons atgttgggATATGGGAGTGCAAGTGCAAGGCCTTGCTTCCCCTCAGGCAGATACACGCGCAGTGGCGGGTTTTGTTGCAGAGCAAATGCTTCTTTGCCCAGCAGTGGCGATGGACATTCACGCTCGCAACAGAAGAATAACAACAAGAAGAAGATAGTGATCGTCGGTTCCGGCTGGGCCGCCCTGGGCGCTGCTCACCACCTCTCCAAGCAG GGCTTTGATATCACCCTCCTTCAAGAAGCTAATGATTCTGGACTGAACAGCACGTTCGGTAGTCCTGATGATATCGGTATCCGCg GTTTCTGGTATTCTTATCATAATATATttagcctcatcgatgagcttgATATCAAGCCATTCACAAGTTGGACAAGTTCTGCCCAATATTCTAGAGAGGGATTAGAG GTTGAATTTCCAATATTTCAAGATCTACCTCAATTGCCTGCTCCATTAGGTGCCTTCTTCTATACTCAA TTCATTCGGCTCCCATTGGCGGATCGGTTGACATCACTTCCTATAATGGCTGCAG TAATTGACTTTGACAACACAGACACCGCCTGGAGAAAATATGATTCGA TTACTGCAAGGGAGCTTTTTAAACAGTTTGGCTGCTCAAAAAGGATTTATCAGGATATTTTTGCTCCACTTCTTCAAGTTGGTTTGTTTGCTCCAGCCGAACAATGTAGTGCAGCTGCAACTCTTGGAATGCTATATTATTACATTCTTGCTCACCAG ATTTGTGGATTTTACTTTGGTCCATGGCTACAGAAGGATATCGATCTTGTATGGTGTCGGGGGATGGTTAGAGAAAAGATTTTCAAGCCATGGATGGAATCTATGAGAAATAGAGATTGTGAAATTCTGGATTGCCAAGGAGTGACAAACTTCTCTATGAATGAAGATACAGGATGCATTTCGGAAGTTGTTTGTGGTAAAGAGAGCTATAAGGCTGATGCAGTAATCTTGGCAATTGGAATCACTACACTTCAGGAGATCATTAAGAACAG TGCAGCACTACGTACGAGGGAGGAGTTCTTGAAAGTTCTGAATTTATCTGGCATTGATGTTCTGACTGTTAAACTCCAGCTAGACAGGAAG TATCATGCCAATGAGTTGTTACTGCTGAAGGATGAGGTAATAGTTCCAAAAGTAATGTCTTACATGTCAAAGTGCATTAAGGATTTTGAGAATTCCACAGTTGTTGTCAAAGAAATCAGAAGATATCCAAAATCTTTGACTCACTTCTTTCCAG GTTCATACAAGCACATGATGCGTGGGTCCACATCTTTCCCAAACTTGTTCATGGCTGGAGATTGGATAACAAACAGACATGGTTCGTGGTCACAG GAGAAATCCTATGTCACTGGACTTGAATCGGCCAACAGAGTCGTGGACTATCTTGAGGAAGGTACCTTCGCCAAAATAATACCTGTTCAAGAAGATGAACCTCATATCCAAACGCTTCGCAGCCTCAACAGAAACCTTAATGATATAAGAGCCCAGATTCCATTGTTTGATTATTTCCTCCAGTGA
- the LOC131156618 gene encoding uncharacterized protein LOC131156618 isoform X1, which yields MLGYGSASARPCFPSGRYTRSGGFCCRANASLPSSGDGHSRSQQKNNNKKKIVIVGSGWAALGAAHHLSKQGFDITLLQEANDSGLNSTFGSPDDIGIRGFWYSYHNIFSLIDELDIKPFTSWTSSAQYSREGLEVEFPIFQDLPQLPAPLGAFFYTQFIRLPLADRLTSLPIMAAVIDFDNTDTAWRKYDSITARELFKQFGCSKRIYQDIFAPLLQVGLFAPAEQCSAAATLGMLYYYILAHQICGFYFGPWLQKDIDLVWCRGMVREKIFKPWMESMRNRDCEILDCQGVTNFSMNEDTGCISEVVCGKESYKADAVILAIGITTLQEIIKNSAALRTREEFLKVLNLSGIDVLTVKLQLDRKVNIPKASNVCSGFDDSSGWTFFDLNAIHDEHKNNPVTVIQADFYHANELLLLKDEVIVPKVMSYMSKCIKDFENSTVVVKEIRRYPKSLTHFFPGSYKHMMRGSTSFPNLFMAGDWITNRHGSWSQEKSYVTGLESANRVVDYLEEGTFAKIIPVQEDEPHIQTLRSLNRNLNDIRAQIPLFDYFLQ from the exons atgttgggATATGGGAGTGCAAGTGCAAGGCCTTGCTTCCCCTCAGGCAGATACACGCGCAGTGGCGGGTTTTGTTGCAGAGCAAATGCTTCTTTGCCCAGCAGTGGCGATGGACATTCACGCTCGCAACAGAAGAATAACAACAAGAAGAAGATAGTGATCGTCGGTTCCGGCTGGGCCGCCCTGGGCGCTGCTCACCACCTCTCCAAGCAG GGCTTTGATATCACCCTCCTTCAAGAAGCTAATGATTCTGGACTGAACAGCACGTTCGGTAGTCCTGATGATATCGGTATCCGCg GTTTCTGGTATTCTTATCATAATATATttagcctcatcgatgagcttgATATCAAGCCATTCACAAGTTGGACAAGTTCTGCCCAATATTCTAGAGAGGGATTAGAG GTTGAATTTCCAATATTTCAAGATCTACCTCAATTGCCTGCTCCATTAGGTGCCTTCTTCTATACTCAA TTCATTCGGCTCCCATTGGCGGATCGGTTGACATCACTTCCTATAATGGCTGCAG TAATTGACTTTGACAACACAGACACCGCCTGGAGAAAATATGATTCGA TTACTGCAAGGGAGCTTTTTAAACAGTTTGGCTGCTCAAAAAGGATTTATCAGGATATTTTTGCTCCACTTCTTCAAGTTGGTTTGTTTGCTCCAGCCGAACAATGTAGTGCAGCTGCAACTCTTGGAATGCTATATTATTACATTCTTGCTCACCAG ATTTGTGGATTTTACTTTGGTCCATGGCTACAGAAGGATATCGATCTTGTATGGTGTCGGGGGATGGTTAGAGAAAAGATTTTCAAGCCATGGATGGAATCTATGAGAAATAGAGATTGTGAAATTCTGGATTGCCAAGGAGTGACAAACTTCTCTATGAATGAAGATACAGGATGCATTTCGGAAGTTGTTTGTGGTAAAGAGAGCTATAAGGCTGATGCAGTAATCTTGGCAATTGGAATCACTACACTTCAGGAGATCATTAAGAACAG TGCAGCACTACGTACGAGGGAGGAGTTCTTGAAAGTTCTGAATTTATCTGGCATTGATGTTCTGACTGTTAAACTCCAGCTAGACAGGAAG GTCAACATTCCCAAAGCAAGCAATGTGTGCTCTGGATTTGATGATTCAAGTGGATGGACTTTCTTTGATTTGAATGCAATCCATGACGAGCATAAAAACAATCCAGTGACAGTCATACAAGCTGATTTT TATCATGCCAATGAGTTGTTACTGCTGAAGGATGAGGTAATAGTTCCAAAAGTAATGTCTTACATGTCAAAGTGCATTAAGGATTTTGAGAATTCCACAGTTGTTGTCAAAGAAATCAGAAGATATCCAAAATCTTTGACTCACTTCTTTCCAG GTTCATACAAGCACATGATGCGTGGGTCCACATCTTTCCCAAACTTGTTCATGGCTGGAGATTGGATAACAAACAGACATGGTTCGTGGTCACAG GAGAAATCCTATGTCACTGGACTTGAATCGGCCAACAGAGTCGTGGACTATCTTGAGGAAGGTACCTTCGCCAAAATAATACCTGTTCAAGAAGATGAACCTCATATCCAAACGCTTCGCAGCCTCAACAGAAACCTTAATGATATAAGAGCCCAGATTCCATTGTTTGATTATTTCCTCCAGTGA
- the LOC131156618 gene encoding uncharacterized protein LOC131156618 isoform X7 has product MISVSAHPGFWYSYHNIFSLIDELDIKPFTSWTSSAQYSREGLEVEFPIFQDLPQLPAPLGAFFYTQFIRLPLADRLTSLPIMAAVIDFDNTDTAWRKYDSITARELFKQFGCSKRIYQDIFAPLLQVGLFAPAEQCSAAATLGMLYYYILAHQICGFYFGPWLQKDIDLVWCRGMVREKIFKPWMESMRNRDCEILDCQGVTNFSMNEDTGCISEVVCGKESYKADAVILAIGITTLQEIIKNSAALRTREEFLKVLNLSGIDVLTVKLQLDRKVNIPKASNVCSGFDDSSGWTFFDLNAIHDEHKNNPVTVIQADFYHANELLLLKDEVIVPKVMSYMSKCIKDFENSTVVVKEIRRYPKSLTHFFPGSYKHMMRGSTSFPNLFMAGDWITNRHGSWSQEKSYVTGLESANRVVDYLEEGTFAKIIPVQEDEPHIQTLRSLNRNLNDIRAQIPLFDYFLQ; this is encoded by the exons ATGATATCGGTATCCGCg CATCCAGGTTTCTGGTATTCTTATCATAATATATttagcctcatcgatgagcttgATATCAAGCCATTCACAAGTTGGACAAGTTCTGCCCAATATTCTAGAGAGGGATTAGAG GTTGAATTTCCAATATTTCAAGATCTACCTCAATTGCCTGCTCCATTAGGTGCCTTCTTCTATACTCAA TTCATTCGGCTCCCATTGGCGGATCGGTTGACATCACTTCCTATAATGGCTGCAG TAATTGACTTTGACAACACAGACACCGCCTGGAGAAAATATGATTCGA TTACTGCAAGGGAGCTTTTTAAACAGTTTGGCTGCTCAAAAAGGATTTATCAGGATATTTTTGCTCCACTTCTTCAAGTTGGTTTGTTTGCTCCAGCCGAACAATGTAGTGCAGCTGCAACTCTTGGAATGCTATATTATTACATTCTTGCTCACCAG ATTTGTGGATTTTACTTTGGTCCATGGCTACAGAAGGATATCGATCTTGTATGGTGTCGGGGGATGGTTAGAGAAAAGATTTTCAAGCCATGGATGGAATCTATGAGAAATAGAGATTGTGAAATTCTGGATTGCCAAGGAGTGACAAACTTCTCTATGAATGAAGATACAGGATGCATTTCGGAAGTTGTTTGTGGTAAAGAGAGCTATAAGGCTGATGCAGTAATCTTGGCAATTGGAATCACTACACTTCAGGAGATCATTAAGAACAG TGCAGCACTACGTACGAGGGAGGAGTTCTTGAAAGTTCTGAATTTATCTGGCATTGATGTTCTGACTGTTAAACTCCAGCTAGACAGGAAG GTCAACATTCCCAAAGCAAGCAATGTGTGCTCTGGATTTGATGATTCAAGTGGATGGACTTTCTTTGATTTGAATGCAATCCATGACGAGCATAAAAACAATCCAGTGACAGTCATACAAGCTGATTTT TATCATGCCAATGAGTTGTTACTGCTGAAGGATGAGGTAATAGTTCCAAAAGTAATGTCTTACATGTCAAAGTGCATTAAGGATTTTGAGAATTCCACAGTTGTTGTCAAAGAAATCAGAAGATATCCAAAATCTTTGACTCACTTCTTTCCAG GTTCATACAAGCACATGATGCGTGGGTCCACATCTTTCCCAAACTTGTTCATGGCTGGAGATTGGATAACAAACAGACATGGTTCGTGGTCACAG GAGAAATCCTATGTCACTGGACTTGAATCGGCCAACAGAGTCGTGGACTATCTTGAGGAAGGTACCTTCGCCAAAATAATACCTGTTCAAGAAGATGAACCTCATATCCAAACGCTTCGCAGCCTCAACAGAAACCTTAATGATATAAGAGCCCAGATTCCATTGTTTGATTATTTCCTCCAGTGA
- the LOC131156618 gene encoding uncharacterized protein LOC131156618 isoform X4: MLGYGSASARPCFPSGRYTRSGGFCCRANASLPSSGDGHSRSQQKNNNKKKIVIVGSGWAALGAAHHLSKQHPGFWYSYHNIFSLIDELDIKPFTSWTSSAQYSREGLEVEFPIFQDLPQLPAPLGAFFYTQFIRLPLADRLTSLPIMAAVIDFDNTDTAWRKYDSITARELFKQFGCSKRIYQDIFAPLLQVGLFAPAEQCSAAATLGMLYYYILAHQKDIDLVWCRGMVREKIFKPWMESMRNRDCEILDCQGVTNFSMNEDTGCISEVVCGKESYKADAVILAIGITTLQEIIKNSAALRTREEFLKVLNLSGIDVLTVKLQLDRKVNIPKASNVCSGFDDSSGWTFFDLNAIHDEHKNNPVTVIQADFYHANELLLLKDEVIVPKVMSYMSKCIKDFENSTVVVKEIRRYPKSLTHFFPGSYKHMMRGSTSFPNLFMAGDWITNRHGSWSQEKSYVTGLESANRVVDYLEEGTFAKIIPVQEDEPHIQTLRSLNRNLNDIRAQIPLFDYFLQ, from the exons atgttgggATATGGGAGTGCAAGTGCAAGGCCTTGCTTCCCCTCAGGCAGATACACGCGCAGTGGCGGGTTTTGTTGCAGAGCAAATGCTTCTTTGCCCAGCAGTGGCGATGGACATTCACGCTCGCAACAGAAGAATAACAACAAGAAGAAGATAGTGATCGTCGGTTCCGGCTGGGCCGCCCTGGGCGCTGCTCACCACCTCTCCAAGCAG CATCCAGGTTTCTGGTATTCTTATCATAATATATttagcctcatcgatgagcttgATATCAAGCCATTCACAAGTTGGACAAGTTCTGCCCAATATTCTAGAGAGGGATTAGAG GTTGAATTTCCAATATTTCAAGATCTACCTCAATTGCCTGCTCCATTAGGTGCCTTCTTCTATACTCAA TTCATTCGGCTCCCATTGGCGGATCGGTTGACATCACTTCCTATAATGGCTGCAG TAATTGACTTTGACAACACAGACACCGCCTGGAGAAAATATGATTCGA TTACTGCAAGGGAGCTTTTTAAACAGTTTGGCTGCTCAAAAAGGATTTATCAGGATATTTTTGCTCCACTTCTTCAAGTTGGTTTGTTTGCTCCAGCCGAACAATGTAGTGCAGCTGCAACTCTTGGAATGCTATATTATTACATTCTTGCTCACCAG AAGGATATCGATCTTGTATGGTGTCGGGGGATGGTTAGAGAAAAGATTTTCAAGCCATGGATGGAATCTATGAGAAATAGAGATTGTGAAATTCTGGATTGCCAAGGAGTGACAAACTTCTCTATGAATGAAGATACAGGATGCATTTCGGAAGTTGTTTGTGGTAAAGAGAGCTATAAGGCTGATGCAGTAATCTTGGCAATTGGAATCACTACACTTCAGGAGATCATTAAGAACAG TGCAGCACTACGTACGAGGGAGGAGTTCTTGAAAGTTCTGAATTTATCTGGCATTGATGTTCTGACTGTTAAACTCCAGCTAGACAGGAAG GTCAACATTCCCAAAGCAAGCAATGTGTGCTCTGGATTTGATGATTCAAGTGGATGGACTTTCTTTGATTTGAATGCAATCCATGACGAGCATAAAAACAATCCAGTGACAGTCATACAAGCTGATTTT TATCATGCCAATGAGTTGTTACTGCTGAAGGATGAGGTAATAGTTCCAAAAGTAATGTCTTACATGTCAAAGTGCATTAAGGATTTTGAGAATTCCACAGTTGTTGTCAAAGAAATCAGAAGATATCCAAAATCTTTGACTCACTTCTTTCCAG GTTCATACAAGCACATGATGCGTGGGTCCACATCTTTCCCAAACTTGTTCATGGCTGGAGATTGGATAACAAACAGACATGGTTCGTGGTCACAG GAGAAATCCTATGTCACTGGACTTGAATCGGCCAACAGAGTCGTGGACTATCTTGAGGAAGGTACCTTCGCCAAAATAATACCTGTTCAAGAAGATGAACCTCATATCCAAACGCTTCGCAGCCTCAACAGAAACCTTAATGATATAAGAGCCCAGATTCCATTGTTTGATTATTTCCTCCAGTGA
- the LOC131156618 gene encoding uncharacterized protein LOC131156618 isoform X2 yields the protein MLGYGSASARPCFPSGRYTRSGGFCCRANASLPSSGDGHSRSQQKNNNKKKIVIVGSGWAALGAAHHLSKQGFDITLLQEANDSGLNSTFGSPDDIGIRGFWYSYHNIFSLIDELDIKPFTSWTSSAQYSREGLEVEFPIFQDLPQLPAPLGAFFYTQFIRLPLADRLTSLPIMAAVIDFDNTDTAWRKYDSITARELFKQFGCSKRIYQDIFAPLLQVGLFAPAEQCSAAATLGMLYYYILAHQKDIDLVWCRGMVREKIFKPWMESMRNRDCEILDCQGVTNFSMNEDTGCISEVVCGKESYKADAVILAIGITTLQEIIKNSAALRTREEFLKVLNLSGIDVLTVKLQLDRKVNIPKASNVCSGFDDSSGWTFFDLNAIHDEHKNNPVTVIQADFYHANELLLLKDEVIVPKVMSYMSKCIKDFENSTVVVKEIRRYPKSLTHFFPGSYKHMMRGSTSFPNLFMAGDWITNRHGSWSQEKSYVTGLESANRVVDYLEEGTFAKIIPVQEDEPHIQTLRSLNRNLNDIRAQIPLFDYFLQ from the exons atgttgggATATGGGAGTGCAAGTGCAAGGCCTTGCTTCCCCTCAGGCAGATACACGCGCAGTGGCGGGTTTTGTTGCAGAGCAAATGCTTCTTTGCCCAGCAGTGGCGATGGACATTCACGCTCGCAACAGAAGAATAACAACAAGAAGAAGATAGTGATCGTCGGTTCCGGCTGGGCCGCCCTGGGCGCTGCTCACCACCTCTCCAAGCAG GGCTTTGATATCACCCTCCTTCAAGAAGCTAATGATTCTGGACTGAACAGCACGTTCGGTAGTCCTGATGATATCGGTATCCGCg GTTTCTGGTATTCTTATCATAATATATttagcctcatcgatgagcttgATATCAAGCCATTCACAAGTTGGACAAGTTCTGCCCAATATTCTAGAGAGGGATTAGAG GTTGAATTTCCAATATTTCAAGATCTACCTCAATTGCCTGCTCCATTAGGTGCCTTCTTCTATACTCAA TTCATTCGGCTCCCATTGGCGGATCGGTTGACATCACTTCCTATAATGGCTGCAG TAATTGACTTTGACAACACAGACACCGCCTGGAGAAAATATGATTCGA TTACTGCAAGGGAGCTTTTTAAACAGTTTGGCTGCTCAAAAAGGATTTATCAGGATATTTTTGCTCCACTTCTTCAAGTTGGTTTGTTTGCTCCAGCCGAACAATGTAGTGCAGCTGCAACTCTTGGAATGCTATATTATTACATTCTTGCTCACCAG AAGGATATCGATCTTGTATGGTGTCGGGGGATGGTTAGAGAAAAGATTTTCAAGCCATGGATGGAATCTATGAGAAATAGAGATTGTGAAATTCTGGATTGCCAAGGAGTGACAAACTTCTCTATGAATGAAGATACAGGATGCATTTCGGAAGTTGTTTGTGGTAAAGAGAGCTATAAGGCTGATGCAGTAATCTTGGCAATTGGAATCACTACACTTCAGGAGATCATTAAGAACAG TGCAGCACTACGTACGAGGGAGGAGTTCTTGAAAGTTCTGAATTTATCTGGCATTGATGTTCTGACTGTTAAACTCCAGCTAGACAGGAAG GTCAACATTCCCAAAGCAAGCAATGTGTGCTCTGGATTTGATGATTCAAGTGGATGGACTTTCTTTGATTTGAATGCAATCCATGACGAGCATAAAAACAATCCAGTGACAGTCATACAAGCTGATTTT TATCATGCCAATGAGTTGTTACTGCTGAAGGATGAGGTAATAGTTCCAAAAGTAATGTCTTACATGTCAAAGTGCATTAAGGATTTTGAGAATTCCACAGTTGTTGTCAAAGAAATCAGAAGATATCCAAAATCTTTGACTCACTTCTTTCCAG GTTCATACAAGCACATGATGCGTGGGTCCACATCTTTCCCAAACTTGTTCATGGCTGGAGATTGGATAACAAACAGACATGGTTCGTGGTCACAG GAGAAATCCTATGTCACTGGACTTGAATCGGCCAACAGAGTCGTGGACTATCTTGAGGAAGGTACCTTCGCCAAAATAATACCTGTTCAAGAAGATGAACCTCATATCCAAACGCTTCGCAGCCTCAACAGAAACCTTAATGATATAAGAGCCCAGATTCCATTGTTTGATTATTTCCTCCAGTGA
- the LOC131156618 gene encoding uncharacterized protein LOC131156618 isoform X3, with amino-acid sequence MLGYGSASARPCFPSGRYTRSGGFCCRANASLPSSGDGHSRSQQKNNNKKKIVIVGSGWAALGAAHHLSKQHPGFWYSYHNIFSLIDELDIKPFTSWTSSAQYSREGLEVEFPIFQDLPQLPAPLGAFFYTQFIRLPLADRLTSLPIMAAVIDFDNTDTAWRKYDSITARELFKQFGCSKRIYQDIFAPLLQVGLFAPAEQCSAAATLGMLYYYILAHQICGFYFGPWLQKDIDLVWCRGMVREKIFKPWMESMRNRDCEILDCQGVTNFSMNEDTGCISEVVCGKESYKADAVILAIGITTLQEIIKNSAALRTREEFLKVLNLSGIDVLTVKLQLDRKVNIPKASNVCSGFDDSSGWTFFDLNAIHDEHKNNPVTVIQADFYHANELLLLKDEVIVPKVMSYMSKCIKDFENSTVVVKEIRRYPKSLTHFFPGSYKHMMRGSTSFPNLFMAGDWITNRHGSWSQEKSYVTGLESANRVVDYLEEGTFAKIIPVQEDEPHIQTLRSLNRNLNDIRAQIPLFDYFLQ; translated from the exons atgttgggATATGGGAGTGCAAGTGCAAGGCCTTGCTTCCCCTCAGGCAGATACACGCGCAGTGGCGGGTTTTGTTGCAGAGCAAATGCTTCTTTGCCCAGCAGTGGCGATGGACATTCACGCTCGCAACAGAAGAATAACAACAAGAAGAAGATAGTGATCGTCGGTTCCGGCTGGGCCGCCCTGGGCGCTGCTCACCACCTCTCCAAGCAG CATCCAGGTTTCTGGTATTCTTATCATAATATATttagcctcatcgatgagcttgATATCAAGCCATTCACAAGTTGGACAAGTTCTGCCCAATATTCTAGAGAGGGATTAGAG GTTGAATTTCCAATATTTCAAGATCTACCTCAATTGCCTGCTCCATTAGGTGCCTTCTTCTATACTCAA TTCATTCGGCTCCCATTGGCGGATCGGTTGACATCACTTCCTATAATGGCTGCAG TAATTGACTTTGACAACACAGACACCGCCTGGAGAAAATATGATTCGA TTACTGCAAGGGAGCTTTTTAAACAGTTTGGCTGCTCAAAAAGGATTTATCAGGATATTTTTGCTCCACTTCTTCAAGTTGGTTTGTTTGCTCCAGCCGAACAATGTAGTGCAGCTGCAACTCTTGGAATGCTATATTATTACATTCTTGCTCACCAG ATTTGTGGATTTTACTTTGGTCCATGGCTACAGAAGGATATCGATCTTGTATGGTGTCGGGGGATGGTTAGAGAAAAGATTTTCAAGCCATGGATGGAATCTATGAGAAATAGAGATTGTGAAATTCTGGATTGCCAAGGAGTGACAAACTTCTCTATGAATGAAGATACAGGATGCATTTCGGAAGTTGTTTGTGGTAAAGAGAGCTATAAGGCTGATGCAGTAATCTTGGCAATTGGAATCACTACACTTCAGGAGATCATTAAGAACAG TGCAGCACTACGTACGAGGGAGGAGTTCTTGAAAGTTCTGAATTTATCTGGCATTGATGTTCTGACTGTTAAACTCCAGCTAGACAGGAAG GTCAACATTCCCAAAGCAAGCAATGTGTGCTCTGGATTTGATGATTCAAGTGGATGGACTTTCTTTGATTTGAATGCAATCCATGACGAGCATAAAAACAATCCAGTGACAGTCATACAAGCTGATTTT TATCATGCCAATGAGTTGTTACTGCTGAAGGATGAGGTAATAGTTCCAAAAGTAATGTCTTACATGTCAAAGTGCATTAAGGATTTTGAGAATTCCACAGTTGTTGTCAAAGAAATCAGAAGATATCCAAAATCTTTGACTCACTTCTTTCCAG GTTCATACAAGCACATGATGCGTGGGTCCACATCTTTCCCAAACTTGTTCATGGCTGGAGATTGGATAACAAACAGACATGGTTCGTGGTCACAG GAGAAATCCTATGTCACTGGACTTGAATCGGCCAACAGAGTCGTGGACTATCTTGAGGAAGGTACCTTCGCCAAAATAATACCTGTTCAAGAAGATGAACCTCATATCCAAACGCTTCGCAGCCTCAACAGAAACCTTAATGATATAAGAGCCCAGATTCCATTGTTTGATTATTTCCTCCAGTGA